One genomic region from Jiangella sp. DSM 45060 encodes:
- a CDS encoding transcriptional regulator, whose protein sequence is MSTNAADPLSGFNATIHAPNRLRICALLDVAGEAEFGVVQEQLGVSASVLSKHVTVLMEAGYVEQRKAVRDTRQRVWLALTRQGRAAFRAHQAALRAIVGP, encoded by the coding sequence GTGAGCACCAACGCCGCCGACCCGCTGAGTGGCTTCAACGCCACGATCCACGCGCCCAACCGGCTGCGCATCTGCGCTCTTCTCGATGTCGCCGGCGAGGCCGAGTTCGGCGTGGTGCAGGAGCAACTGGGCGTGTCGGCGTCGGTGCTGAGCAAGCACGTCACGGTCCTCATGGAGGCCGGCTACGTCGAGCAGCGCAAGGCGGTCCGCGACACCAGGCAGCGGGTCTGGCTGGCGCTGACCCGGCAGGGACGCGCGGCGTTCCGGGCGCACCAGGCGGCCCTACGCGCGATCGTCGGCCCGTAG
- a CDS encoding N-acetylglucosamine kinase, translating into MTEASGGPLALGLDIGGTSTRAVVIDRAGRRLGTGRADGANLTSHARDKALDAVSAAVSAALATVSPASVRAAVIASAGDNNLNRPEVASALASRWAAAGLTCPYEVVADAVAAFVAGTPSPDGTLVLSGTGSLAARFTDRRPAQIIDAHGWLLGDLGSGFFLGRSAVQVALAALDRHTRPGPLGLAVLQTLTGATDFDPASRQVVSDLVLAVHAKPPVALAALAPLVTAHAGVDPEADRLIAAAAATLLDQTSMVRTAGDATPIVLAGSLLTTDTPLARLVRSGLAATWPSAAVGVALDGAAGAAWLAARSLDAAGAERLHAALFG; encoded by the coding sequence ATGACGGAGGCCAGCGGCGGGCCGCTCGCACTCGGCCTGGACATCGGCGGCACGTCCACCCGGGCGGTCGTCATCGACCGTGCCGGGCGCCGGCTCGGGACCGGCCGTGCCGACGGCGCCAACCTCACGTCGCACGCGCGGGACAAGGCGCTGGACGCCGTGTCGGCGGCCGTCTCGGCGGCCCTGGCGACGGTGTCCCCGGCATCCGTCCGGGCGGCGGTCATCGCGTCGGCGGGTGACAACAATCTGAACCGGCCCGAGGTTGCCTCTGCCCTGGCCTCGCGATGGGCCGCGGCCGGCCTGACCTGCCCCTACGAGGTGGTTGCCGACGCCGTGGCCGCCTTCGTCGCGGGGACGCCGTCGCCGGACGGGACCCTGGTGCTGTCCGGGACGGGGTCGCTGGCAGCCCGGTTCACGGACCGGCGGCCGGCGCAGATCATCGACGCGCACGGCTGGCTGCTCGGCGACCTCGGGTCCGGGTTCTTCCTCGGGCGGTCGGCGGTGCAGGTGGCGTTGGCCGCGCTGGACCGGCACACCCGGCCCGGCCCGCTGGGACTGGCCGTCCTGCAGACCCTGACCGGTGCGACGGACTTCGACCCGGCGTCGCGGCAGGTCGTGTCCGATCTCGTCCTGGCGGTGCACGCCAAGCCGCCGGTCGCCCTGGCCGCGCTGGCGCCACTGGTGACCGCCCACGCCGGCGTCGACCCCGAGGCCGACCGTCTCATCGCCGCGGCCGCCGCGACCCTGCTCGACCAGACCTCGATGGTCCGCACGGCCGGCGACGCGACGCCGATCGTGCTGGCCGGATCGCTGCTGACCACCGACACGCCCTTGGCCCGGCTGGTCCGCTCCGGCCTCGCCGCCACCTGGCCCTCGGCCGCCGTCGGGGTCGCGCTGGACGGTGCCGCCGGTGCCGCTTGGCTCGCCGCCCGCTCCCTCGACGCCGCCGGGGCCGAGCGCCTGCACGCGGCGCTGTTCGGCTGA
- a CDS encoding MurR/RpiR family transcriptional regulator: MRIRAALPDLPAALQRVGEQVLSAPAVVARATILETAERSGTSAATVTRFCRALGLPGYADLRLAMAEETGRSSAVAGWEVDIGREILPTDSLQEMLDLITTADLRAIQETAAQLDLTEVEKAADAIADAGRVEVYGIGGSALVAGEMQLCLHRIGIPTWSWSDVHVGLTSAALLGPSDVAIAVSHSGATYETVEMLSAAGSRGATTVALTSYRNSALAEVADIVLTTAIHETTFRPDALAARHPQLIVLDLIYVAVAQRRYETTGVALNLTAQAVSAHRAVSPETARALKKEQR, translated from the coding sequence ATGCGGATCCGGGCCGCACTGCCCGACCTGCCCGCCGCGTTGCAGCGGGTGGGTGAGCAGGTCCTGTCCGCGCCCGCCGTCGTCGCGAGGGCGACGATCCTGGAGACGGCCGAGCGGAGTGGGACGTCGGCGGCGACGGTGACGCGGTTCTGCCGCGCGCTGGGCCTGCCCGGCTACGCCGACCTGCGGCTGGCGATGGCCGAGGAGACCGGCCGCTCGTCCGCCGTCGCCGGCTGGGAGGTCGACATCGGGCGGGAGATCCTGCCGACGGACTCCCTCCAGGAGATGCTCGACCTCATCACCACCGCCGACCTGCGGGCGATCCAGGAGACCGCCGCCCAGCTGGACCTCACCGAGGTCGAGAAGGCCGCCGACGCCATCGCGGACGCCGGCCGCGTCGAGGTGTACGGCATCGGCGGCAGCGCGCTGGTCGCGGGCGAGATGCAGCTCTGCCTGCACCGCATCGGCATCCCGACGTGGTCGTGGAGCGACGTCCACGTCGGCCTGACCAGCGCCGCCCTGCTGGGCCCGAGCGACGTCGCCATCGCGGTGTCGCACTCGGGCGCCACCTACGAGACGGTCGAGATGCTGTCGGCGGCGGGCAGCCGCGGCGCCACCACCGTCGCGCTGACGAGCTACCGCAACTCCGCGCTCGCCGAGGTCGCCGACATCGTGCTGACGACGGCCATCCACGAGACGACGTTCCGGCCCGACGCCCTGGCGGCCCGGCACCCGCAGCTGATCGTGCTCGACCTGATCTACGTGGCGGTCGCGCAGCGGCGGTACGAGACGACGGGCGTCGCCCTGAACCTGACCGCACAGGCGGTCAGCGCGCACCGCGCGGTCAGCCCCGAGACGGCCCGAGCACTGAAGAAGGAGCAGCGGTGA
- a CDS encoding sugar isomerase domain-containing protein, whose amino-acid sequence MNDVSAAAYLARLNEIVDNVSTTQLDGVHRAADIVAAAVRAGGVVQAFGTGHSQATAMEIAGRAGGLIPTNRIALSDLVMYGGEAPEKILDPRTERDPSLAQRLYDLAPIEAQDVFVIASNSGINGSIVGMAQVARENGHPVIAIASLEHGAHVESRHPSGRKLTDLADVVLDNGGPFGDAVLPLPGGGAVCAVSSITAALLAQLLTAEVVRRLLEAGDTPPVYLSANVPGGDVHNDGLLQRYSGRIRRGG is encoded by the coding sequence GTGAACGACGTCAGCGCGGCCGCCTACCTGGCCCGGCTCAACGAGATCGTCGACAACGTCTCGACGACGCAGCTCGACGGGGTGCACCGCGCGGCGGACATCGTCGCCGCGGCGGTGCGCGCCGGCGGAGTGGTGCAGGCGTTCGGCACCGGGCATTCGCAGGCGACGGCGATGGAGATCGCGGGGCGCGCCGGAGGGCTCATCCCCACCAACCGGATCGCGCTGTCCGATCTGGTGATGTACGGCGGTGAGGCGCCCGAGAAGATCCTCGACCCGCGCACCGAACGCGACCCGTCGCTGGCCCAGCGGCTCTACGACCTGGCCCCGATCGAGGCACAGGATGTGTTCGTCATCGCCTCGAACTCGGGCATCAACGGTAGCATCGTCGGGATGGCGCAGGTCGCCCGTGAGAACGGGCACCCCGTCATCGCCATCGCATCCCTGGAACACGGCGCGCACGTGGAGTCGCGGCACCCGTCGGGGCGGAAGCTCACCGACCTCGCCGACGTCGTCCTCGACAACGGCGGGCCGTTCGGCGACGCCGTACTGCCGCTGCCGGGAGGCGGCGCCGTCTGCGCCGTCTCGTCCATCACTGCGGCACTCCTCGCGCAGTTGCTCACGGCGGAGGTGGTCCGCCGGCTCCTCGAGGCCGGCGACACCCCGCCCGTCTATCTCTCCGCCAACGTCCCAGGAGGAGACGTCCACAACGACGGCCTGCTGCAGCGGTACTCGGGCCGGATTCGTCGTGGTGGCTGA
- the ngcE gene encoding N-acetylglucosamine/diacetylchitobiose ABC transporter substrate-binding protein, protein MSSSIERTPAAAGTDRRTFLQRVALTGVALGPGAAFLASCATGGGDDDDDNASQAPTGDVSEDNPLGIPTDQPLQIYIFDGGFGDAYATELHEPMFSERWPDVTIEHNAAVDIGAELQPRFVAGDPPDFVNNSGDGQMDTATLVSDGLLYDLTPLFDAPSWDDPNVTVRDSLLPGTIEAGTFNGTPYVLNYAFTVFGTWFNKTLMDENGWPVPTTWQEMMDVCADIAATGIAPWVYQGVTAPRYMNWPLLSMAAKLAGPEILIAIDNLEEGAWGHEAVKESAAAIRQLAENSYFLPGVEGMEFRDAQGLWARGQAVFCPSGSWLENEEADAIAENPTFELAMMPDPLLSPDSVMPLETVRATAGEPYIIPADAKNPLGAMEYMRVMLSMEGARGFSERVTSLTSVAGASDGVQIDAPGLASAQAALQAAGDNVVNWFYPSWYPTMENPGIDQNTAALLRAEITVDQWVEQNEAVTASIRDDDSIVKQTRES, encoded by the coding sequence ATGTCCAGCAGCATCGAACGCACCCCTGCGGCGGCCGGAACGGACCGCCGGACCTTCCTGCAACGCGTCGCACTCACCGGCGTGGCCCTCGGGCCGGGCGCCGCCTTCCTCGCCTCCTGCGCGACGGGCGGCGGCGACGACGATGACGACAACGCGTCGCAGGCCCCGACGGGCGACGTGTCCGAGGACAACCCGCTCGGCATCCCGACCGACCAGCCCCTGCAGATCTACATCTTCGACGGCGGCTTCGGCGACGCCTACGCCACCGAGCTGCACGAGCCGATGTTCAGCGAGCGCTGGCCCGACGTCACCATCGAGCACAACGCCGCCGTCGACATCGGCGCCGAACTGCAGCCGCGCTTCGTCGCCGGCGACCCGCCGGACTTCGTCAACAACTCCGGCGACGGCCAGATGGACACCGCGACGCTGGTCTCCGACGGCCTGCTGTACGACCTCACGCCGCTGTTCGACGCGCCCAGCTGGGACGACCCGAACGTGACGGTGCGCGACAGCCTGCTGCCCGGCACCATCGAGGCCGGCACGTTCAACGGCACCCCGTACGTCCTGAACTACGCGTTCACGGTGTTCGGCACCTGGTTCAACAAGACGCTCATGGACGAGAACGGCTGGCCGGTGCCGACGACGTGGCAGGAGATGATGGACGTCTGCGCCGACATCGCCGCCACCGGCATCGCGCCGTGGGTGTACCAGGGCGTCACGGCGCCGCGGTACATGAACTGGCCGCTGCTGTCGATGGCCGCCAAGCTGGCCGGTCCGGAGATCCTCATCGCCATCGACAACCTCGAAGAGGGCGCCTGGGGCCACGAGGCGGTCAAGGAGTCGGCCGCCGCCATCCGCCAGCTGGCCGAGAACAGCTACTTCCTCCCCGGCGTCGAGGGCATGGAGTTCCGCGACGCGCAGGGCCTGTGGGCGCGCGGCCAGGCGGTGTTCTGCCCGTCGGGCTCCTGGCTGGAGAACGAGGAGGCCGACGCCATCGCCGAGAACCCGACGTTCGAGCTGGCGATGATGCCCGACCCGCTGCTCTCGCCCGATTCCGTCATGCCGCTCGAGACCGTCCGGGCCACCGCCGGCGAGCCATACATCATCCCCGCCGACGCGAAGAACCCGCTGGGCGCGATGGAGTACATGCGCGTCATGCTGTCGATGGAGGGCGCCCGCGGCTTCAGCGAGCGGGTCACCAGCCTCACGTCGGTGGCGGGGGCGTCGGACGGCGTGCAGATCGACGCGCCCGGGCTGGCGTCGGCGCAGGCCGCGCTGCAGGCCGCCGGCGACAACGTCGTCAACTGGTTCTACCCGAGCTGGTACCCGACGATGGAGAACCCCGGCATCGACCAGAACACGGCCGCGCTGCTGCGGGCCGAGATCACCGTCGACCAGTGGGTGGAGCAGAACGAGGCGGTCACGGCGTCGATCCGCGACGACGACTCCATCGTCAAGCAGACTCGCGAGTCGTAG
- a CDS encoding carbohydrate ABC transporter permease, producing MRHGKYPFILAFLLPPVGIYAIYMLSPYLQAIYISMTDWSGFTSTQTFIGFDNYVEMWHDDQLRTALRNNLILVLVVPVLTLLLGLFFASMLNVGGRRRGGAVTGVRGASIYKVVYFFPQVLSVAIIGIVFKYVFAPENAGGILNRVLGAVGLDGLQRLWLAEPNYLIWIVVLVMTWSFVGFYVVLFSAAMQSIPRDIYEAALLDGSSRLTTFRKITVPLVWDTVQVGWVYMAIQAMDGFATVHIMLGINGGVQGAGDVLGIAMYREAFAESDFGYAAAIGVLMLVLTMLVAVVFMRGLRREKVELA from the coding sequence ATGCGGCACGGCAAGTATCCCTTCATCCTGGCCTTCCTGCTGCCACCGGTCGGGATCTACGCGATCTACATGCTGTCGCCGTATCTCCAGGCCATCTACATCTCGATGACCGACTGGAGCGGCTTCACCTCGACCCAGACGTTCATCGGGTTCGACAACTACGTGGAGATGTGGCACGACGACCAGCTGCGGACAGCGTTGCGCAACAACCTGATCCTGGTGCTCGTCGTGCCCGTCCTCACCCTGCTGCTCGGCCTGTTCTTCGCGTCGATGCTCAACGTCGGCGGCCGCCGGCGCGGGGGAGCGGTGACGGGCGTGCGCGGCGCGTCGATCTACAAGGTCGTGTACTTCTTCCCGCAGGTGCTCTCCGTCGCGATCATCGGCATCGTCTTCAAGTACGTATTCGCGCCGGAGAACGCCGGCGGCATCCTCAACCGGGTGCTCGGCGCCGTCGGGCTGGACGGGCTGCAACGGCTCTGGCTGGCCGAGCCGAACTACCTGATCTGGATCGTCGTGCTCGTCATGACGTGGTCGTTCGTCGGCTTCTACGTGGTGCTGTTCTCGGCGGCGATGCAGTCGATCCCGCGCGACATCTACGAGGCGGCGCTGCTCGACGGCTCCAGCCGGCTCACCACGTTCCGCAAGATCACCGTCCCGCTGGTGTGGGACACCGTGCAGGTGGGCTGGGTGTACATGGCGATCCAGGCGATGGACGGGTTCGCGACGGTGCACATCATGCTCGGCATCAACGGCGGCGTGCAGGGCGCCGGCGACGTCCTCGGCATCGCGATGTACCGCGAGGCGTTCGCCGAGTCCGACTTCGGCTACGCCGCCGCGATCGGCGTCCTCATGCTCGTACTGACCATGCTCGTCGCCGTGGTCTTCATGCGCGGCCTGCGACGGGAGAAGGTGGAGCTGGCATGA
- a CDS encoding carbohydrate ABC transporter permease: MTTTEAPPRVSDGSGGGGGGRGRMPGVGVGEKAVGLLNGGFLLFWGLITALPLLWAIMSAFKTNGEFRVDPLGLPSGFQWDNFSRAWSAANIGQYFVNSVIVVAMSLTLTMLFGAMGAYVLARYDFPGNRFVYYLFVGGLILPVFLALVPMFFVVRNLGNLPVVGQFLGLNSYLSLALVYTAFSMPFTVFFLTAFFRTLPTSIAEAGIVDGCSHFTLFWKVMLPMARPGMISLALFNFLGHWNQYVLPLVIMQDPDKKVLAQGLGTLATSTGFRADWSALFAGLVIALLPVLIVYIVFQKQVQAGLTAGVLK; encoded by the coding sequence ATGACGACGACAGAGGCGCCGCCGCGCGTGTCCGATGGCAGCGGTGGCGGAGGGGGCGGCCGCGGCCGGATGCCCGGCGTCGGCGTGGGGGAGAAGGCGGTCGGCCTGCTCAACGGCGGGTTCCTGCTGTTCTGGGGGCTCATCACGGCACTGCCGCTGCTGTGGGCGATCATGTCCGCGTTCAAGACCAACGGCGAGTTCCGCGTCGACCCGCTCGGCCTGCCGTCCGGCTTCCAGTGGGACAACTTCTCGCGGGCGTGGTCGGCGGCCAACATCGGCCAGTACTTCGTCAACAGCGTCATCGTCGTCGCGATGTCGCTGACGCTGACCATGCTGTTCGGCGCGATGGGCGCGTATGTCCTGGCCAGGTACGACTTCCCGGGCAACCGGTTCGTCTACTACCTGTTCGTCGGCGGGCTGATCCTGCCGGTCTTCCTCGCGCTCGTCCCGATGTTCTTCGTGGTCCGGAACCTCGGCAACCTGCCGGTGGTGGGGCAGTTCCTCGGGCTGAACAGCTATCTGAGCCTGGCGCTGGTGTACACCGCGTTCTCGATGCCGTTCACGGTGTTCTTCCTCACGGCGTTCTTCCGGACGCTGCCGACGTCGATCGCCGAGGCCGGGATCGTCGACGGCTGCTCACACTTCACGCTGTTCTGGAAGGTCATGCTGCCGATGGCCCGGCCCGGCATGATCAGCCTCGCCCTGTTCAACTTCCTCGGCCACTGGAACCAGTACGTGTTGCCGCTGGTCATCATGCAGGACCCGGACAAGAAGGTGCTGGCGCAGGGGCTGGGCACGCTGGCCACGAGTACCGGCTTCCGGGCCGACTGGTCGGCGCTGTTCGCCGGCCTGGTGATCGCGCTGCTGCCTGTGCTGATCGTCTACATCGTCTTCCAGAAGCAGGTGCAGGCCGGGCTGACCGCCGGGGTGCTCAAATGA
- a CDS encoding MFS transporter: MTFEARTETDHGPPLAGAKEWTALAVLSLPAMLVIMDLTVLHLAVPHLSADLAPSSSQLLWITDIYGFLIAGFLITMGSLGDRIGRRKLLLIGAAAFGVASVLSAYATSPEMLIGARALMGIAGATLMPSTLSLIRNMFLDDRQRTTAISLWMMSFMVGGSIGPLVGGALLEVFWWGSVFLVGVPVMVLLLVAGPFLLPEYRDPRAGRLDLLSAVLLLAAVLPVIYGIKKLASDGFGWLLVAAIAAGLVFAVLFVRRQRSLDDPLIDIELFRNRAFGVTLGVMTTATFAMMGLNLFVMQYLQLVHGLSPLRAGLWVLPMTGAMMIGMMAAPLLVRYVRPGYVISGGLLVSSAGIALMTQIDGSSGFGVLIAGTCVMAAGFTPQAALGTDLVIRAAPPEKAGAASAASETSNELGGALGLAILGSVGTAVYRSGMSDSVPSELPGDAAAAAGDTLAGATAVAATLPDAVGGPLLDAARAAFTDGLQATAVVSALAVLAGAVLAAVLLRRVGVDAGSGGDAASGDAARGDAPPSAVDPATEVPVR; this comes from the coding sequence ATGACGTTCGAAGCACGTACCGAAACCGATCACGGCCCGCCGCTGGCCGGCGCGAAGGAATGGACCGCGCTGGCCGTCCTCAGCCTACCGGCGATGCTCGTGATCATGGACCTGACGGTGCTGCACCTGGCCGTGCCGCACCTGAGCGCCGACCTCGCGCCGTCGTCGTCGCAACTGCTCTGGATCACCGACATCTACGGCTTCCTGATCGCCGGCTTCCTCATCACGATGGGGTCGCTGGGCGACCGGATCGGACGGCGGAAGCTGCTGCTCATCGGCGCCGCCGCGTTCGGCGTGGCATCCGTCCTGTCCGCCTACGCGACCAGCCCCGAGATGCTGATCGGCGCCCGGGCCCTCATGGGGATCGCGGGCGCGACGCTGATGCCGTCGACGCTGTCTCTGATCCGCAACATGTTCCTCGACGACCGCCAGCGCACCACCGCGATCTCGCTGTGGATGATGAGCTTCATGGTCGGCGGCTCCATCGGACCGCTGGTCGGCGGCGCGCTGCTGGAGGTGTTCTGGTGGGGCTCGGTGTTCCTCGTCGGCGTGCCGGTCATGGTGCTGCTGCTGGTGGCCGGCCCGTTCCTGCTGCCCGAGTACCGCGACCCGCGCGCCGGACGGCTCGACCTGTTGAGCGCCGTGCTGCTGCTGGCCGCCGTCCTGCCGGTGATCTACGGCATCAAGAAACTCGCGTCGGACGGGTTCGGCTGGCTGCTGGTCGCCGCGATCGCCGCCGGGCTGGTGTTCGCCGTCCTGTTCGTGCGGCGGCAGCGCTCGCTCGACGACCCGCTGATCGACATCGAGCTGTTCCGGAACCGCGCGTTCGGCGTGACGCTCGGCGTCATGACGACCGCGACGTTCGCGATGATGGGCCTGAACCTGTTCGTCATGCAGTACCTCCAGCTCGTGCACGGGCTGTCGCCGCTGCGTGCGGGCCTGTGGGTGCTGCCGATGACCGGCGCGATGATGATCGGCATGATGGCCGCGCCGCTGCTCGTGCGCTACGTCCGGCCCGGGTACGTCATCAGCGGCGGCCTGCTGGTCAGTTCCGCCGGCATCGCGCTGATGACGCAGATCGACGGCTCGTCCGGGTTCGGCGTGCTCATCGCCGGGACGTGCGTCATGGCGGCCGGGTTCACGCCGCAGGCGGCGCTCGGCACCGACCTCGTCATCCGGGCCGCGCCGCCGGAGAAGGCGGGCGCCGCGTCGGCCGCGTCGGAGACGAGCAACGAGCTCGGCGGCGCCCTCGGCCTCGCGATCCTCGGCAGTGTCGGTACCGCCGTCTACCGTTCGGGTATGAGCGATTCCGTGCCCTCCGAGCTGCCCGGCGACGCCGCCGCTGCGGCGGGCGACACCCTGGCCGGCGCCACCGCCGTCGCGGCCACGCTGCCCGACGCCGTCGGTGGCCCGCTGCTCGACGCCGCGCGTGCCGCGTTCACCGACGGGCTGCAGGCCACCGCGGTGGTCAGCGCCCTGGCCGTCCTGGCCGGCGCGGTGCTGGCGGCGGTGCTGCTGCGGCGGGTCGGTGTCGACGCCGGTTCCGGCGGGGACGCCGCGTCCGGGGACGCCGCGCGCGGGGACGCGCCGCCGTCCGCCGTCGATCCCGCCACGGAGGTGCCGGTCCGATGA